acaatcgagggaccccacctccacaatgttacgaggcaattggttccacaaatcaacaaccctgttactgaaccagtatttacccaagtctttcctaaatctaaacttatccaatttatacccattgtttcgtgttctgtcttgtgttgatacttttaataccctattaatatccccctttgttatgtccattcacccacttgtaaacctctatcatgtcacccctaactcttcgcctttccagtgaatgcaacttaagctttgttaatctttctttatatgaaagatttctaatttggggaattaacttagtcatcctacgctggacacgttcaagtgaatttatatccattctatataaaataaagtatgtgtttgtgggagaaaggaattggcaaaacgatcagggaaagagaaggtccgcaaaataacaattcacttagggtatattacactaacagtagaagtctaagaaataaaattaacgaattaaatgctcttgtctgcacagaaaaaatagatattattgcacttaccgaaacgtggatgaatgtagaaaatagagaactattagctgaatatcaaatatatggatttaaactatttcacacagatagatatattagacgaggaggtggagtagccatatatgttagggacaatttgaaatgtggtctcaaagagggaatcaaaacagagccacacacagaaactatttggattgaattaaacgaaaaagctaataatattataataggagtaatatataggccaccaaatttagacagaatggaagcaaagcatctatgggatgaaatatctagagcatctagatctaacagtatttatgtcatgggtgactttaattttagcggaataaactggttgaacaaaacagggaatagtgaagcagaagattttctagaattaattgacgattgctttcttacgcaacacattaaggaaccaacacgggaaaataatattttagatttagtgttaactaacagggaaacgcaaattaatgacatcgaaatagggagtgagctagggagcagtgatcacaaagaaatcagatttagcatagaatggaatagaccagtaggagaaaattctgttaaagtgccagattttcgaaaagctgattttaatagcctaagaaattttttgggtcaaattgattggaaaggcttgggtatggagtgtgggccggtcttggagcgagacatgaacccagcgataggtgacttaaatggggatttcgatgtggattcaatatataacttatttaagaatattctaaacaaagcacaggaacgtagtataccatacaaattgaatagatcgtatactaatgacccaaagtggataacaaagaatttgaagaaccttataggtaaaaagagagcttggtacaaaaggattaaaaatggggaggtcactttagaacaggaattcgtacaactggttagaaatgttaaaaagagataaggaaagcaaaaaggaactatgaagttcgcatagcagggcaagcaaagacaaatcctaaaggggtttttcagttatatcgtactaagactagggaaaggataggtccattaaaaactgagacaggtcaaatgaagtgtttgctagggtgcttaaagaatgcaaagaggagctttgtgacccactgtcaaccatatttaataaatcaatagagtcaggcagagtgccagagttttggaaagttgctaatgtgataccagtttttaagaaaggagatagatcacttgcgtctaactatcgaccaattagcctaacgtctattgtgggaaagttactcgaatctataatagcaaataaaattcgtcttcatcttgaaaaacataaattaataattgagtcgcaacatggttttataaatggccgttcatgtttaacaaatttgttatctttttattctagcattgttgaggcagttgatagtggtaaggattgcgatgttgtataccttgactttagcaaagcttttgatacagtgccacatgaaagactgattaaaaaaatagagtctcatggtattgggggtgctatattaagctggattagggcatggctataccaaaggaaacagagagttagtataaatggaatcaagtcagagttggaaaatgttgtaagtggagtgcctcaaggctctgtcctgggacctctgttgtttataatatatataaatgatttagattcaggtttgagtagcaacatttgcaaatttgccgatgatacgaaaatcggtagggaaattaattcggaggaggactcactatcacttcaagttgatctagatagggttttgaaatggtcaaaggattggcagatgcagtttaatgctgataaatgtaaagttctgaggttaggtaatgatgatagagttacaagatacgagctagatggtgttgtgattgcgaagtcggattgcgaaagggatctgggagttatgattagtaagaatttaaaacaaaaggatcaatgcataaatgttcgtaataaggcaaatcggacacttggatttattaatcgcagcgttagtaacaagacacctggtgtggttctcaagctatatcttgctctagttaggccccatttagattatgcagttcagttttggtcgccatattatagaatggatataaattcacttgaacgtgtccagcgtaggatgactaagttaattccccaaattagaaatctttcatatgaagaaagattaacaaagcttaagttgcattcactggaaaggcgaagagttaggggtgacatgatagaggtttacaagtggatgaatggacataaccggggggatattaatagggtattaaaagtatcaacacaggacagaacacgaaacaatggatataaattggataagtttagatttaggaaagacttgggtaaatactggttcagtaacagggttgttgatttgtggaaccaattgccgcgtaacattgtggaggtggggtccctcgattgtttcaagcacgggttggacaagtatatgagtgggattgggtggttatagaataggagctgcctcgtatgggccaataggccttctgcagttacctttgttcttatgttcttatgttcttataatatggcgaccaaaactgaactgcataaactaaatggggcctaactagagcaagatatagcttaagaaccacaccaggtgtcttgttactaacgctgcgattaataaatccaagtgtccgatttgccttatttcgaacatttatgcattgatccttttgttttaaattcttgctaatcataactcccagatccctttcgcaatctcaacaccatctagctcgtatcttgtaaccctatcattattacctaacctcagaactttacatttatcagcattaaactgcatctgccaatcctttgaccatttcaaaaccctatctagatcaacttgaagtgatagtgagtcctcctccgaattaatttccctaccgattttcgtatcatcggcaaatttgcaaatgttgctactcaaacctgaatctaaatcatttatatatattataaacaacagaggtcccaggacagagccctgaggcaccccacttacaacattttcccactctgacttgactccatttatactaactctctgtttcctttggtatagccatgccctaatccagcttaatatagcacccccaataccatgagactctatctttttaatcagtctttcatgtggcactgtatcaaaagctttgctaaagtcaaggtacacaacatcgcaatccttaccactatgaactgcctcaacaatgctagaataaaaaaataaaaaatttgttaaacatgaacggccatttataaaaccatgttgcgactcaattattaatttatgtttttcaagatgaagacgaattttatttgctattatagattcgtgtaactttcccacaatagacgttaggctaattggtcgataaaaAGATTTGATGGTTCGTTGTGGTGTACGCTTAGTAGTATGTTGAGTGGCTCCTTTATGATAGTAGAAGCTGGAGTGCACGATCCCATCTGGCTGTGGCGTCATGGTGTTCCTCTCTCCAGTGTGGCTGTTGTGGACATGGAAGACGAAGGGTTTCGTAAcacctggcgaggcgagaatggaatTAGTACAAGAAAAGGTTTTACGCCTTTCAAATGCCATGGAAGGCAAGTTTGTCTTACAATATCTTAGCTTAGGGCTGATAAAGTTATGGAGAGGAGGACGTTTATATGGATTTGGTTCGTAGGTAGGAGGATCTTTCCTGGTTATGGACAGGATCGAGGACTTAGAACCATTGCAATAAGGAGAAGTGCAATATGAAGGGCTTGACAGTTCCTGGGAGATGTTTGTCTTACACAGGTTGTTGGAAAGAATAGTGTCACCCCTGCTCCGACTCTCCTGGGGATGTCTGCACTGCGGGCACTGTTTGACGAGGTGCTTCACAACGTTAGCAGCCTTACTGTTCTGGACGGAAACTGGTGTAGGAAACCTGGGGGTAGAACACGGGATATTACTCATATGCAAGGTACCTGAGCTTATCTTTGACAGATACTCGACATCGTTGTTGATGGGATGGCGGAACGGCTAAGGAGGCACTGGAACCTGCGTCACTGGTGCCTTGGATAGAAGAGCGTTAGGCTTACCTGTCGTGCGGCAATTTTTTAGAAAGATCTTGACATCACGAATCATACGTGGCTAATAGTAGTCCTGTTTCAGGTCCTTGTAGGTCTTGTAGAGGCCGTAGTGTGAGAGAAAGCCATGGGCCAGACGCAAGATAtctggccgtaggctggtgggaactaccagTTGGTTGACGttagcccaatcgtcgtcctcctaccAATTTACTGGGTCTAAAGTACTTTGTTCTTTACAAAAAACCTAGGGATACAGTCGGATCGTGTCTCAGCTTGAAAGAATAAGGGTTTTAAGGAATGATCTCTCTGCTTAACTTATGGAACTCCAACATGTTGAGATTCGGTGGGAAGCTCTGAGAATCTTGAAGGACAGCTGGAGCAGCTGGTTGCGGTTGCGTAGCTTGGGTGCGTGTCGTCACCAGGACAGGATGGGAGAGGTCCTCAGAATCGTTAATCGGTTGGACCTCCTCTGCAATATATTTCATAAGATCTTCCACGgatgagtcacatacctggggtgtgTTCGTGATGAGGTTCGTGGGTtgttgatcttctgccaagtcgttgcccaggagaagcttAACTCACGGCAAGGGGAAAGGTTTctcccggatggcgacttggacttcaccacgAGCAAACGAACAATTCAGGTGGACTGTTGCTAGTGAATATGGAGTGGTTGCAGtggggtcagtgatgaagacggtttctcagGTGTAGATGACGTTGGGTGCAGCTGTTTTGAGGATCATTGATtatagagcagctgtgtccctcaagatgttCACTTTGATCCTTCCCTCCGAATCTCCAccgctggcagagacagttccggtGTACAGGTGTCTGTTGAAGAGGGAAAGATCAGAGGatggaaaaaaataattattacAGGCATAGGAATCTTAGGAATTCTAGGAGGTGATTTGGGCTTGTTGGTCTCACTGCTGACCTTACAGTGAGGACTGGTACACTTTTCTATGGTATTCCCATAGTATTTACAGCAACGGCAGTAAAGTGAGGGGTTCATACTACTATTACTCACTTTATCAGAACTGGACCCAGAGGGtttaccaggggggggggggtgtcggatGACACTCTCTGAATGagactgtaggagtcagccaaCTGTGCGCACCTAGTAAAGGTTTCTTCCTTGTCTGCAATGTAGAGACGTATAGGAGTAGGAACACGACGAAGGCATTCTTCCACCAAGATGAGATCTGCAAAGGAGGTGACTTAGGCTGCTTCTAGCCACTTATAAAATAAATTTTCTTATTGTTGGCAAATTCTAGGTAACTTTAGCCCTGGTTTTAAGGTAGTCCCTAAACTTACGTCTATAATTCTCTATGGATAGTAAGTAGGTGTCAAGCACTGCCTATTTCAACACCTTGTAGTCTGTTTCTGAAGATATAGCACTGAGGGTCATGGCGGGTCTACCTGTCAAAAGACTTGAGAAGTACAGACCATTGATCCTGAGGCCAGCTGAGTTGGTTAGTTAGACCTTCAAATGAAGTAAAGCATACATCTACCTCAGTCTCGACAAAGGATGACATTAATTGAATTGCATGACAAAGATTGAAACGTACCAGGAGTTTAGCTTCTGCTTCCTTACTCTGAGTGATGTTGATGGTTTCAAGGTCAAGCTCTTGACTTCAGCTCTTTAGAGCGATGGCGGTTTGTTTTTCAGTGACTTTAATTTGAAGTTCAGCTTCACGTTCTTTTACCTGAAGAGCTTTCAGTTCACGTTCCTTTTGGAGGGCAGTTTGTTCCTTCTTAAGTTCACGTTGGAGCTGAAGTTCCTCTTCTCTTACCTGCAGAGCTTCCTGTTCACGTTGGAGCTGAAGTTCCTCTTCTCTTACCTGCAGAGCTTCCTGTTCACGTTGGAGCTGAAGTTCCTCTTCTCTTACCTGCAGAGCTTCCTGTTCACGTTGGAGCTGAAGTTCCTCTTCTCTTACCTGCAGAGCTTCCTGTTCACGTTGGAGCTGAAGTTCCTCTTCTCTTACCTGCAGAGCTTCCTGTTCACGTTGGAGCTGAAGTTCCTCTTCTCTTACCTGCAGAGCTTCCTGTTCACGTTGGAGCTGAAGTTCCTCTTCTCTTACCTGCAGAGCTTCCTGTTCACGTTGGAGCTGAAGTTCCTCTTCTCTTACCTGCAGAGCTTCCTGTTCACGTTGGAGCTGAAGTTCCTCTTCTCTTACCTGCAGAGCTTCCTGTTCACGTTGGAGCTGAAGTTCCTCTTCTCTTACCTGCAGAGCTTCCTGTTCACGTTGGAGCTGAAGTTCCTCTTCTCTTACCTGCAGAGCTTCCTGTTCACGTTGGAGCTGAAGTTCCTCTTCTCTTACCTGCAGAGCTTCCTGTTCACGTTGGAGCTGAAGTTCCTCTTCTCTTACCTGCAGAGCTTCCTGTTCACGTTGGAGCTGAAGTTCCTCTTCTCTTACCTGCAGAGC
This genomic stretch from Procambarus clarkii isolate CNS0578487 chromosome 5, FALCON_Pclarkii_2.0, whole genome shotgun sequence harbors:
- the LOC123765556 gene encoding trichohyalin-like — translated: MFRLAVFYSNPEDEVRTLLRATKAEPLTLVNEHHITPHHRTTKTDLHNLILDLLVDNNRLTSSAHEQHLTADKSTLAAMMMKIELATLEREREKEALQIRELEAELQLKIAEKQVAIQKEQLELQHEREREQAAMQKEQEALQVREEELQLQREQEALQVREEELQLQREQEALQVREEELQLQREQEALQVREEELQLQREQEALQVREEELQLQREQEALQVREEELQLQREQEALQVREEELQLQREQEALQVREEELQLQREQEALQVREEELQLQREQEALQVREEELQLQREQEALQVREEELQLQREQEALQVREEELQLQREQEALQVREEELQLQREQEALQVREEELQLQREQEALQVREEELQLQREQEALQVREEELQLQRELKKEQTALQKERELKALQVKEREAELQIKVTEKQTAIALKS